One window of Azospirillum sp. TSA2s genomic DNA carries:
- a CDS encoding amino acid ABC transporter permease has translation MRDPMSNHSPADQAPIPTGPVAPARWAASYEEEPTQASAPPQANGMTALKPFGWAKDNLFNTPLNTVLTLACLGLLWLVVPPMANWLLLNASWSGSSEACREAAGACWSVIVVKHRLIFFGTYPYDEQWRPFLACALFVAMLGASGVRAFWRPWLAGAWALTLLGMGVLMWGGVAGLSYVPNDRWGGLPITLMLSVFSIAIAFPLSILLALGRQSSLPAIRTFCVGFIETMRGVPLVSVLFMASVMFPLFLPEGVTVDKLLRALAGMTLFTAAYLAEAVRGGLQAIPKGQYEAADALGLSYWQKTVLIVLPQALRIVIPPIVNQFISAFKDTSLVTIVGLYDLLTAATVATTDPEWRPYFAEVYVFAGLMFWIFCFSMSRYSQWLERLANRYNRR, from the coding sequence ATGAGGGACCCGATGAGCAATCACTCCCCGGCCGATCAGGCCCCCATTCCCACCGGTCCCGTCGCCCCCGCCCGCTGGGCCGCCTCCTACGAGGAGGAGCCGACCCAGGCCTCCGCCCCGCCGCAGGCCAACGGCATGACGGCGCTGAAGCCCTTCGGCTGGGCCAAGGACAATCTGTTCAACACGCCGCTGAACACCGTCCTGACCCTCGCCTGCCTCGGCCTGCTGTGGCTGGTGGTGCCGCCGATGGCGAACTGGCTGCTGCTGAACGCCAGCTGGTCCGGTTCGTCGGAGGCCTGCCGCGAGGCGGCCGGCGCCTGCTGGTCGGTGATCGTGGTCAAGCACCGGCTGATCTTCTTCGGCACCTATCCCTATGACGAGCAGTGGCGCCCCTTCCTGGCCTGCGCGCTGTTCGTGGCGATGCTGGGGGCCAGCGGCGTGCGCGCCTTCTGGCGGCCCTGGCTGGCCGGCGCCTGGGCGCTGACCCTGCTCGGCATGGGCGTGCTGATGTGGGGCGGCGTCGCCGGTCTCAGCTATGTGCCGAACGACCGCTGGGGCGGTCTGCCGATCACGCTGATGCTGTCGGTCTTCTCCATCGCCATCGCCTTCCCGCTGTCGATCCTGCTGGCGCTGGGCCGCCAGTCGTCGCTGCCGGCGATCCGCACCTTCTGCGTCGGCTTCATCGAGACGATGCGCGGCGTGCCGCTGGTCAGCGTCCTGTTCATGGCGTCGGTGATGTTCCCGCTGTTCCTGCCGGAAGGCGTCACGGTGGACAAGCTGCTGCGCGCACTGGCCGGCATGACGCTGTTCACCGCCGCCTATCTGGCCGAGGCCGTGCGCGGCGGCCTGCAGGCGATCCCCAAGGGCCAGTACGAGGCCGCCGACGCGCTGGGCCTGTCCTACTGGCAGAAGACGGTTCTGATCGTCCTGCCGCAGGCGCTGCGCATCGTCATCCCGCCCATCGTCAACCAGTTCATCAGCGCCTTCAAGGACACCTCGCTGGTCACCATCGTCGGCCTGTACGACCTGCTGACCGCCGCCACCGTGGCGACGACCGACCCCGAATGGCGCCCCTACTTCGCCGAGGTCTATGTCTTCGCCGGGCTGATGTTCTGGATCTTCTGCTTCAGCATGTCGCGCTACAGCCAGTGGCTGGAGCGTCTGGCCAACCGCTACAACCGCCGCTGA
- a CDS encoding amino acid ABC transporter ATP-binding protein produces the protein MTENAIIELRKVGKWYNSYHALRDVSISIGKGEKVVVCGPSGSGKSTMIRCINRLEAHQTGHIIVDGIELTDDVKAVEKIRRKVGMVFQNFNLFPHLTVLQNLTLAPIWVRGMAKSEIEEIAMMYLKRVRIPDQAHKFPGQLSGGQQQRVAIARALCMRPEIMLFDEPTSALDPEMVKEVLDVMTELAGEGMTMVCVTHEMGFARQVADSIVFMAEGSIIESGSPAEFFENPKSERTRQFLGQILEH, from the coding sequence ATGACCGAGAACGCCATCATCGAACTCCGCAAGGTCGGCAAGTGGTACAACAGCTACCACGCGCTGCGCGACGTCAGCATCAGCATCGGCAAGGGCGAGAAGGTCGTCGTCTGCGGCCCGTCGGGTTCGGGCAAGTCGACGATGATCCGCTGCATCAACCGGCTCGAGGCGCACCAGACCGGCCACATCATCGTCGACGGCATCGAGCTGACCGACGACGTCAAGGCGGTGGAGAAGATCCGCCGCAAGGTCGGCATGGTGTTCCAGAACTTCAACCTGTTCCCGCACCTGACCGTTCTGCAGAACCTGACGCTGGCCCCGATCTGGGTCCGCGGCATGGCGAAGTCCGAGATCGAGGAAATCGCCATGATGTACCTGAAGCGGGTGCGCATCCCGGATCAGGCGCACAAGTTCCCCGGCCAGCTGTCGGGCGGCCAGCAGCAGCGCGTCGCCATCGCCCGCGCGCTCTGCATGCGCCCCGAAATCATGCTGTTCGACGAGCCGACCTCCGCGCTGGACCCCGAAATGGTCAAGGAGGTGCTGGACGTGATGACCGAACTGGCGGGCGAGGGCATGACCATGGTCTGCGTCACCCACGAAATGGGCTTCGCCCGGCAGGTCGCCGACTCTATTGTCTTCATGGCCGAAGGCTCGATCATCGAGAGCGGGTCGCCGGCCGAATTCTTCGAGAACCCGAAAAGCGAGCGCACCCGCCAGTTCCTGGGCCAGATCCTGGAACATTGA